The Algoriphagus sanaruensis genome window below encodes:
- a CDS encoding WD40/YVTN/BNR-like repeat-containing protein, with the protein MQKSTYLILAAAGLISFSTLAQDIKPTSEKGFQESIEKHKSMLASSPLKEFKARNVGPTNMSGRIVDIEVANNQNTFYVAAASGGVWKTEDNGQSFTPIFDHQGALGMGAIALSPSDNNVLWVGTGEDNSSRSTYAGSGVYKSTDGGKSWEHMGLIHSQHIGQILIHPTNPNVVWVGSMGGLYSKNKERGIFKTTDGGKTWKKVLNIDDNTGIIDMQLHPTNPDILLAASWERFRQAHDFIGNGKGSAIWRSEDGGNTWKKAVEGFPQDEFVGRIGFDFSKSNPNVVYALLDNQGKSDKPAPEPRRRGNQQQEENPLKLEDFKEMSLDQALALEDKRLETFLRRNQFSTKYTPTELKRQLKTGKITTNQIANYLGGAVDANAAMFGAPIKGAEVYRSEDSGKTWKLVSESDIRQLYNTYGYYFGEIRVSTSDENEVFVLGVPLMVSRDGGKNFASTDSIGDPHSDHQSMWINPNDSKHILLGNDGGLYRSYGGGSRWDHLNTQMPISQFYSIMVDNATPYNIYGGMQDNGVWYGKSTNKPEDRWEPLFGGDGMVVAVDTRNNDIVYTGSQFGNYARINKATGERRRITPGHDIGNAPNRWNWRTPAELSYHNQDIVYMGSQYVYQSLDQGNTWTTISPDLTKNQKSGNVPFATLTVVEESPLEFGTLYAGTDDGNVWITRNNGGNWASLNAGLPQDRWVSSISPSKFKEGRVYITLNGYRYDEFNTYVYMSEDYGKTWVSIKSNLPEEAANIIIEDPKMPNILYLGTDHGLYVSIDEGKNWTLFQGEIPNVAIYDMVIQERENHLVIGTHGRSVYVVDLKQIHDWANPSPKVMEK; encoded by the coding sequence ATGCAAAAATCCACCTACCTTATTTTGGCTGCTGCAGGATTGATTTCCTTCAGTACACTCGCCCAAGACATCAAGCCCACCTCAGAAAAAGGGTTTCAGGAATCGATAGAAAAGCACAAATCAATGCTTGCGTCCTCCCCTCTTAAGGAATTTAAAGCCCGAAATGTAGGTCCTACCAATATGTCAGGCCGAATCGTTGACATCGAAGTTGCTAACAACCAAAATACGTTTTACGTGGCTGCAGCTTCAGGAGGAGTCTGGAAAACGGAGGACAACGGACAGTCATTTACCCCAATTTTTGATCATCAGGGTGCGCTTGGAATGGGCGCGATAGCACTTTCCCCTTCGGACAATAACGTACTCTGGGTCGGCACAGGTGAAGACAACTCCAGCCGATCCACATACGCAGGAAGTGGAGTCTATAAATCTACTGACGGAGGAAAATCCTGGGAACACATGGGACTTATCCATTCCCAGCACATTGGTCAAATTTTGATTCATCCTACCAATCCGAATGTGGTCTGGGTGGGTTCTATGGGTGGACTTTATTCCAAAAACAAAGAGCGAGGAATCTTCAAAACTACCGATGGAGGAAAGACTTGGAAAAAGGTTTTAAATATCGATGACAACACTGGCATCATCGACATGCAGCTCCATCCTACCAATCCAGATATCCTTTTAGCTGCAAGTTGGGAGCGATTCAGACAAGCCCATGACTTTATCGGAAATGGAAAAGGTTCGGCGATCTGGAGATCCGAAGACGGAGGGAATACTTGGAAGAAAGCCGTTGAAGGCTTCCCTCAGGATGAATTTGTGGGACGAATTGGATTTGACTTTTCGAAAAGCAATCCCAATGTAGTCTATGCCCTCCTCGATAATCAGGGTAAATCCGATAAACCTGCGCCAGAACCCAGAAGACGCGGTAATCAACAGCAGGAAGAGAATCCACTGAAGCTCGAGGATTTTAAGGAAATGAGCCTAGACCAAGCTTTGGCTTTAGAAGACAAGCGCTTGGAGACTTTCCTACGCAGAAATCAATTTTCAACCAAGTACACACCAACCGAACTTAAGCGTCAGCTCAAAACTGGAAAAATTACCACTAACCAGATCGCTAACTACCTAGGAGGGGCTGTCGACGCGAATGCTGCGATGTTTGGAGCACCGATCAAAGGTGCAGAGGTCTATCGGTCAGAAGATTCCGGCAAAACCTGGAAACTAGTATCAGAATCAGATATCCGTCAACTTTACAATACCTATGGTTATTATTTTGGCGAAATCCGGGTCAGTACTTCTGACGAAAATGAAGTATTCGTTTTAGGAGTCCCATTGATGGTATCGCGAGATGGAGGAAAAAACTTTGCTTCAACAGATTCAATAGGAGACCCACATTCTGATCACCAATCCATGTGGATCAATCCAAACGACAGTAAGCATATATTGCTTGGAAATGACGGAGGCTTGTACCGAAGCTACGGAGGAGGCTCGAGATGGGATCATTTAAACACACAAATGCCAATTTCTCAATTCTACTCCATCATGGTAGATAACGCTACTCCCTACAACATTTACGGCGGAATGCAGGATAACGGAGTTTGGTACGGAAAATCCACCAATAAACCAGAAGATCGATGGGAGCCACTATTTGGTGGTGATGGAATGGTCGTAGCGGTAGACACCCGAAACAACGACATTGTTTATACGGGCTCTCAATTTGGCAACTATGCTAGAATCAATAAAGCAACAGGTGAAAGACGTCGAATTACCCCAGGTCACGATATCGGAAATGCACCTAATCGCTGGAATTGGAGAACACCGGCCGAACTTAGCTACCACAATCAGGACATTGTATATATGGGTTCGCAATATGTCTATCAATCCCTCGATCAAGGCAATACTTGGACTACCATTTCACCTGACTTGACCAAAAACCAAAAGAGCGGAAATGTTCCTTTTGCAACACTTACGGTAGTAGAAGAATCACCTTTAGAATTTGGGACACTATACGCAGGAACTGATGATGGCAATGTCTGGATCACCCGAAACAATGGAGGAAATTGGGCAAGCCTCAATGCCGGATTACCGCAAGATCGATGGGTGAGCAGTATTTCTCCTTCCAAATTCAAAGAGGGTAGAGTCTATATCACCTTGAATGGCTACCGATATGATGAATTTAACACCTATGTGTACATGAGTGAGGATTATGGCAAAACTTGGGTATCCATCAAATCCAATCTCCCTGAAGAAGCGGCCAACATTATCATCGAAGATCCAAAAATGCCTAACATTCTTTATTTAGGAACAGACCATGGATTGTATGTAAGTATTGATGAAGGAAAAAACTGGACTCTTTTTCAAGGGGAAATTCCAAATGTAGCCATCTATGACATGGTCATCCAAGAGCGTGAAAACCATCTGGTAATCGGTACTCACGGTCGAAGTGTCTATGTCGTCGATCTCAAGCAAATCCACGATTGGGCTAATCCAAGCCCAAAAGTGATGGAAAAATAA
- a CDS encoding gluconate 2-dehydrogenase subunit 3 family protein: MNRRENLKLLFTGSVGAGLLLTGCEPEQVAVQGQVFTGGTPGGRTEEEKARDAKLLSETFFTEEEMKKLNTLVDIIMPADSESPSATDLKVPDFIEFMMKDQTGMQTPMRGGLMWLDFEADELFGKKFNELSQEEVMQIVDLVAWPEKATEAYSGGVRWFNMLRNLTCSGYFSTEAGWKYMGYMGNQANVWDGVPKPVLEKHGVSNPEKYLSIYLKPEERGKVAEWDEEGNLIG, encoded by the coding sequence ATGAATAGAAGAGAAAACCTCAAATTGCTCTTTACCGGCTCAGTCGGTGCGGGCTTGTTGTTGACCGGATGCGAACCTGAACAGGTAGCGGTACAAGGCCAGGTATTCACTGGAGGCACTCCGGGTGGCAGAACTGAAGAAGAAAAAGCAAGGGATGCCAAATTGCTTTCGGAGACTTTTTTCACGGAGGAGGAAATGAAAAAGCTGAACACGCTGGTAGATATCATCATGCCTGCGGATTCAGAGTCGCCTTCTGCGACTGATCTGAAAGTACCAGATTTCATCGAGTTTATGATGAAAGATCAGACCGGAATGCAAACCCCAATGAGAGGTGGATTGATGTGGCTAGACTTTGAGGCTGATGAGTTGTTTGGCAAAAAATTCAATGAACTCAGCCAAGAAGAAGTCATGCAAATTGTGGACTTAGTTGCTTGGCCAGAGAAAGCCACCGAAGCCTATTCTGGAGGAGTGCGTTGGTTCAATATGCTTCGTAATTTGACCTGCTCAGGTTATTTTTCAACTGAGGCAGGATGGAAATACATGGGTTACATGGGAAATCAAGCCAATGTTTGGGATGGAGTGCCGAAGCCTGTTTTAGAAAAACACGGTGTTTCCAATCCTGAAAAATATCTAAGCATCTACCTGAAGCCTGAAGAGCGCGGCAAGGTAGCCGAATGGGATGAAGAAGGAAATCTAATCGGTTAA
- a CDS encoding outer membrane beta-barrel protein, whose product MKKLIFSAFLIFGMVSLAYSQNSGFGIKAGLSSTELDFKSNQFVPQGAQTGYHLGVYGRIGGAGFFVQPEVLFTQTSGKFLSDQNQISAEFNRLDIPVMMGVRFFKIFRLQAGPIASLNIDSKLKDAGNTLGEAKFKEATLGYQAGLGLDLGNLSVDAKYEGGLSKWTDNISSFQTDNRINQWVLSVGFKIF is encoded by the coding sequence ATGAAAAAACTAATCTTCTCCGCTTTCTTGATTTTTGGGATGGTCTCTTTGGCTTATTCTCAAAATAGTGGCTTTGGAATCAAAGCAGGTTTAAGTAGTACCGAACTAGACTTTAAAAGTAATCAATTCGTTCCTCAAGGCGCACAAACTGGCTATCATTTAGGTGTTTATGGGAGAATTGGTGGCGCAGGCTTTTTTGTCCAACCAGAAGTTTTGTTTACCCAGACTTCAGGCAAGTTTTTGAGTGACCAAAATCAGATAAGCGCTGAATTCAACCGATTGGATATTCCAGTGATGATGGGGGTTCGTTTTTTTAAAATTTTTAGACTTCAAGCGGGACCTATCGCAAGTTTGAATATTGACTCTAAGCTCAAAGATGCAGGGAACACCTTAGGAGAGGCAAAATTTAAGGAGGCTACCTTGGGTTATCAGGCTGGTCTTGGGCTTGATTTGGGAAACTTATCTGTAGATGCTAAGTATGAAGGAGGCTTGAGTAAATGGACAGACAATATCAGTAGCTTCCAGACCGACAACCGAATCAACCAATGGGTCCTCTCTGTTGGATTTAAAATTTTCTAA
- a CDS encoding response regulator, which yields MKVLLVDDDSIHLMILKRIFEQHFADVCVAKNGKEALRILEIDSSFQVILTDIIMPEMNGIELVSYIKESHHISQIPVIGFTSGDLEKFRKEVSDDFHHLVSKTQDFYQLVDLARLAVA from the coding sequence ATGAAGGTTCTCCTTGTAGACGATGATTCTATCCATTTAATGATCTTGAAAAGGATTTTTGAGCAACATTTTGCTGATGTATGTGTTGCTAAAAATGGGAAAGAAGCGCTACGTATTTTGGAGATAGACTCCAGTTTTCAGGTGATTCTAACGGATATCATTATGCCTGAAATGAATGGGATAGAGTTAGTGTCCTATATCAAGGAAAGCCATCATATTTCACAAATTCCTGTGATAGGCTTTACTTCTGGAGACCTTGAAAAATTCCGTAAAGAAGTAAGCGATGATTTCCATCATCTCGTTTCAAAGACGCAAGACTTTTATCAATTAGTAGATTTAGCTCGACTAGCTGTTGCGTAA
- a CDS encoding DUF6340 family protein yields the protein MTRLVPAPVTVPSHVQKIVLVDRTKPQSEGLAIIEGIITGELPFEVRNAVQATLSSLQMSLNSSPRFQIVRATERLPGGIFGQMFPNPLDWYTVEQLANRYDADAVLTLENFSSDFVVTDQQRLIKKTVTEGKTSRQIEVQGWYVEGVANVSAGFRLYDPKDRNIVDQQRFEKKNLWSAEGETKAQALALLITKADAARAVGEMAGAGYASKIAPMYAEINRGFFPKSKTDPAVAQGARLAEVDQWEQAIQTWQAALPGADEESGGMLAYNIAVGYEVLGALELAKEWAGRAYTDFGLKKGRTYTRTLNGLLQQQALLDQQMERESRLDQD from the coding sequence ATGACCCGACTGGTACCCGCTCCAGTCACTGTACCTAGCCATGTACAGAAAATAGTTTTGGTAGATCGAACCAAGCCTCAAAGCGAAGGCCTGGCCATTATAGAAGGGATCATCACCGGTGAGCTCCCATTTGAGGTTCGCAATGCCGTACAAGCCACCCTCTCCTCCCTTCAAATGAGTCTCAATTCCTCCCCGAGATTTCAAATCGTGAGAGCCACCGAGCGCCTTCCGGGTGGAATTTTCGGACAGATGTTTCCCAATCCTCTGGATTGGTACACGGTGGAGCAACTTGCCAATCGATACGATGCGGATGCGGTCTTGACCTTGGAAAATTTCAGCTCAGATTTCGTAGTTACGGATCAACAGCGCTTAATCAAAAAGACAGTGACTGAAGGAAAAACCTCCCGACAAATCGAGGTTCAGGGCTGGTATGTGGAAGGCGTAGCCAATGTCAGTGCAGGATTCCGTCTATATGACCCTAAAGATCGGAATATTGTAGATCAGCAGCGATTTGAGAAGAAAAATCTCTGGTCAGCAGAGGGAGAAACCAAAGCACAAGCTTTGGCGCTTTTGATCACTAAAGCCGACGCTGCAAGAGCAGTGGGAGAAATGGCAGGTGCAGGTTATGCCAGCAAAATTGCTCCGATGTATGCAGAGATCAACCGCGGCTTTTTCCCAAAATCCAAAACCGATCCGGCAGTGGCTCAAGGGGCCCGGCTCGCTGAAGTAGATCAATGGGAGCAGGCAATCCAAACTTGGCAAGCGGCCTTGCCAGGAGCTGATGAGGAAAGCGGGGGAATGCTGGCTTACAACATCGCGGTAGGCTATGAAGTATTGGGGGCTTTGGAACTCGCAAAGGAGTGGGCAGGCCGTGCTTACACGGATTTTGGACTTAAAAAAGGTAGAACCTATACCCGAACTTTGAACGGCCTGCTACAGCAACAGGCCCTACTCGATCAGCAGATGGAAAGAGAAAGCCGTCTAGATCAAGATTAA